In a single window of the Pleurodeles waltl isolate 20211129_DDA chromosome 4_2, aPleWal1.hap1.20221129, whole genome shotgun sequence genome:
- the LOC138294021 gene encoding shematrin-like protein 1, with protein MQGYNSGHSMQGYNSGHSMQGYSSGHSMQGYSSGHSMQGYNSGHPVQGYSSGHPMQGYSSGHSMQGYSSGHSMQDYSIGHSMQDYSIGHSMQDYSSGHSMQGYSSGHSMQGYSSCYSMQGYSSGHSMQGYNSGHPMQGYSSGHHMQDYNSGHPMQGYSSGHSMPGYSSGHSIEGHSSGHSMQGYNSGYSMQGYSSGHSIEGYSSGHSMQGYSSGHSTQGYSSGHSMQGYSSGHSTQGYSSGHSTQGYSSGHSTQGYSSGHSTQGYSSGHSTQGYSSGHSMQGYSSGHSMQGYNSGHSMQGYNSGHSTQGYSSGHPTQGYSSGHPTQGYNSGHSMQGYSSGHSMQGYSSGHSMQGYSSGHSMQGYNGGHSMQGYSSGHSVQGYSSGHSVQGYSSGHSVQGYSSGHPTQGYSSGHSVQGYNSGHPVQGYSSGHSVQGYSSGHPTQGYSSGHSMQGYNSGHPVQGYSSGHPMQGYNSGHPMQGYNSGHSMQGYNSGHSMQRYNSGHSMQGYSGGHSMQGYSGGHPMQGYNSGHSMQDSWQ; from the coding sequence ATGCAAGGTTACAATAGTGGCCACTCCATGCAAGGTTACAATAGTGGCCACTCCATGCAAGGTTACAGTAGTGGCCACTCCATGCAAGGTTACAGCAGTGGCCACTCAATGCAAGGTTACAATAGTGGACACCCCGTGCAAGGTTACAGCAGTGGCCACCCCATGCAAGGTTACAGTAGTGGCCACTCCATGCAAGGTTACAGCAGTGGCCACTCCATGCAAGATTACAGCATTGGCCACTCCATGCAAGATTACAGCATTGGCCACTCCATGCAAGATTACAGCAGTGGCCACTCCATGCAAGGTTACAGCAGTGGCCACTCCATGCAAGGTTACAGCAGTTGCTACTCCATGCAAGGTTACAGTAGTGGCCACTCCATGCAAGGTTACAATAGTGGCCACCCCATGCAAGGTTACAgtagtggccaccatatgcaagattacaaTAGTGGCCACCCCATGCAAGGTTACAGTAGTGGCCACTCCATGCCAGGTTACAGCAGTGGCCACTCCATCGAAGGTCACAGCAGTGGCCACTCCATGCAAGGTTACAATAGTGGCTACTCCATGCAAGGTTACAGTAGTGGCCACTCCATCGAAGGTTACAGCAGTGGCCACTCCATGCAAGGTTACAGCAGTGGCCACTCCACGCAAGGTTACAGCAGTGGCCACTCCATGCAAGGTTACAGCAGTGGCCACTCCACGCAAGGTTACAGCAGTGGCCACTCCACGCAAGGTTACAGCAGTGGCCACTCCACGCAAGGTTACAGCAGTGGCCACTCCACGCAAGGTTACAGCAGTGGCCACTCCACGCAAGGTTACAGCAGTGGCCACTCCATGCAAGGTTACAGCAGTGGCCACTCCATGCAAGGTTACAATAGTGGCCACTCCATGCAAGGTTACAATAGTGGCCACTCCACGCAAGGTTACAGCAGTGGCCACCCCACGCAAGGTTACAGCAGTGGCCACCCCACGCAAGGTTACAATAGTGGCCACTCCATGCAAGGTTACAGCAGTGGCCACTCCATGCAAGGTTACAGCAGTGGCCACTCCATGCAAGGTTACAGTAGTGGCCACTCCATGCAAGgttacaatggtggccactccatGCAAGGTTACAGCAGTGGCCACTCCGTGCAAGGTTACAGCAGTGGCCACTCCGTGCAAGGTTACAGCAGTGGCCACTCCGTGCAAGGTTACAGCAGTGGCCACCCCACGCAAGGTTACAGCAGTGGCCACTCCGTGCAAGGTTACAATAGTGGACACCCCGTGCAAGGTTACAGCAGTGGCCACTCCGTGCAAGGTTACAGCAGTGGCCACCCCACGCAAGGTTACAGCAGTGGCCACTCAATGCAAGGTTACAATAGTGGACACCCCGTGCAAGGTTACAGCAGTGGCCACCCCATGCAAGGTTACAATAGTGGCCACCCCATGCAAGGTTACAATAGTGGCCACTCCATGCAAGGTTACAATAGTGGCCACTCCATGCAACGTTACAATAGTGGCCACTCCATGCAAGGTTACAGCGGTGGGCACTCCATGCAAGGTTACAGCGGTGGCCACCCCATGCAAGGTTACAATAGTGGCCACTCCATGCAAGATTCCTGGCAGTGA